The genomic segment GACACGCCTCATCCCGCCGATAAATTTGATTTTAACTCATTTCTACAACTGATTTAAACTTGCTATAATTTGATAAAATTATAAAAAATAGTGGTAAAGATTTATTTATGGATAATCATTCGATGCTGGAAACCTATATTAATCTAGGTCAACAACATTATCAACAGAAGAATTGGCAACAAGCTCTGATCAATTATCAAAAAGTGATTAAAATTCAACCGAACACCCCTTTGATTCATTATCAAATTGGAGAGATTTATTGGAATTTGCAAGACTGGGAAAATGCGATCGCAGCTTTTCAACAGGAAATAACCCTTAATCCTAATTTTCCTCAGTCATATTTTTTTATGGCAAATAGTTTGATGCAATTAAGATTATGGAAACCTGCGATTGAAGCTTATTTAAAAGCTTTACAATTACAACCGGATTTTGTCTGGAGTTACTATGGTTTAGGTTATGCTTATTTCCAAGATCATCAATGGGAAAATGCGATCGCAAATTATTTAAAAACAATTGAATTAAACCCAGATTTAATTGATAGTTATCAAAACTTAGGTTATTCTTGCATTAAATTGGGTCACTGGAACCAAGCTTTAGAATATTATAACCAATTATTAACCTTTGAAGGAGCAGTTCTTTTTCCTCCCCATAACCATTTGCGAGAAATGTTAATCCAAGGGAAAACAGTTCAACTCTCAGATAACCCTAAACGTCCAGACTCAAAAATTATTAAAATTTTCCAAGCTGACCCCGGTTTATATAGTATGATTAATCAGCAATCTTCTGGTTATCAAAAACAAGTCTTTTCTGGTCTTAAAGATCAAGGAATTGAGGTGACACAAGATCTCCGAGAAGCAGATCTTATTATTTCTCAATATTTTGTCGTTTTAGAAAGTTTTGCTCGTCAATATGGTCAGATCAAAAAATACCTTTTATATACCGAAGAACCTCGGTTTGATCTAAATTTTGAGAATAAAATTAATGTAGAGGGTGTAGATATCCATATTATGAATATTTACACGGGAGACGTATTTTTAAATAATTATAGTTTATGTATTTGGCGGAGTAATGTGTTTAGCCAACCCTTAAACCCAATAATTGAGGATGATTTTTGGCGACCGCAAGACAAAATAATTGTGGCGTTGATGTCAAAACATCCGGTTGCTGGCTTTACGACTTTAGTTCGGGATGGAAATAGTATTGATTTGTATGAAATCCGAAATCACATTGCTTTAGAAGGTCATCGCTTAGGGAAAGTTGATATTTATGGAAAAGGTTGGGAAGCGGGAGTAACCATCGAAGACTCTAGGGATGGAGACTGGACAAATCGCAAGTTTGAAATTCTCCAAGATTATCATTTTAATCTGTGTTTTGAAAATACCATAGCTCCCCATTATTGTACTGAAAAAATTTGGGATGCGATTATTGGCGGCTGTTTACCGATTTATTACGGTGGACAGAATTCAACAATTTATGAGGATTTTCCCCAAAATAGTTTTTTAGACTATTGTGAGTTTAATCATCCTCAAGAGTTATTCCAATATATTGAAAAAATGACATTTTCGGAATATCGAGAACGGTTGAATTTGTGTATTGAGACGTTTAATCAAGTCGGGGAAACCTTAAAAAACAATAATTTTTATATTCCGAAACGGACGGATAATTTAGCAAGAAAAATTAGAAGTATTGTTTGTGTTCTATAATACCCATCATCTGAGATACTGCTACAATCGGTGCTGTAACGGCTCTTAAGATGCGTTTTCCTAACGAGACGGGTTGAAATCCCATACTAATCGCTGCTTGAATTTCTTCTTCCGTCCACCCCCCTTCTGGCCCTGTTGCAATCATGATTTTATCGGGTATTTTATCAGCTATAATTGACATTAATTCTAACATAAAAGGTTGATAATTTCCTCGACTTTCAAAAATATATTGAACAGAAGATTGAGTGTTACTTTTAAAGGTTGATAGGGTTAATAATCCTTGTGGAAACGAAACCGGATCATAAATTTTGGGAATAATCTGACGTTCCGATTGTTCTGCGGCTTCTGTAGCAATTCTGCGCCACCGTTCTACCTTTTGAGGACTGGGTTTTAAGAGAGTTCTTTTACTAATAACAGGGATAAATTGTGTTACACCTAATTCCGTACAACAGCGCACAATTTCCTCAAATCCATCTCCTTTGGGTAAGGCTATGATTAATATAATTTCAACGGGTAATTCAGTTTGTATTGAGACCGTTTCGATTAATTTAGCTTGGGGAGAAACAGAAGGTAAATTAACGATTAATTCTACTATCCACCATTGACCCTGACCTTCAATAATAATAATAAAGCGATCGCCCTGTTTCAACCGTAACACTCGACCTAAATAATGCTGTTGTTCAGCCGTTAAAATCAGGTGTTCGTCTTGAATTTGTTCAGGAGCGATCGCAATGCGTTGAAGTTGAACCATTGGTAATAAAGGATTAAAGACTCGGTTAGATACTCTAACCTAAAATCCTCCCCATTCAACCTAACTACTGGACTTTCAGTTTTTCTAAATATTCTTCAATTGCTTGAGTGGCTAACTCAACCACTGGTTTCCCCAATCGTTTAGATTCAGCTTTTAACTGATTATAAATGGAATCTCGAACACTAACCCGATGTCGGATTTTGCTCGTATCTAGGGGAGCATCAGAATCGCTAATCTCTGGTAGGGTCTGGCTACCCGTAAAAACGGGCGCTTCTTGAGTTTCAATGTTCATTGAGACAGTCGTTGAGTAAGAGGTTATAAACTTGCGAAGCGCATCAAAGCCGACACGATAGCAAAAATCCCCAAAACTCTCTCCGGGTTTCCGATCCTGTTTAAAATAAACTAAGATGGGAGTCAGAAAAGTTTCGAGATCATGAATCGATAAGCGATCCACAAAAGCTTCAGCCAATCGTGTCTGATTCGGAGAACCCCCTAACCAAATTTGATAGGTATCAGGAGCACTCCCAACAAAGCCTAACTCCGCCATGTAGGGTCGAGCACAACCGTTAGGGCATCCCGTCATCCGAATGACAAAATGCTCTTGTTGCAAACCCACATTGTCCAACAATACCCGAATCCGTCCCAATAGACTAGGGATGACCCGTTCTGATTCTGTCATCGCCAATCCGCAGGTCGGTAACGCCGGACACGCCATTGAATAACGTTCTAGGGGATCAATTTCCGTTTCGGTTTTAATCCCATGTTCTTTAAGGAGGGTTTGAATCTTGGGTTGAACCTCTGGGGAAATTTCATACAGAATTACATTTTGACTCGCCGTGACTAACATCGGGACGTGAAACTGTTCTACAATTTGGCGTAAAACCGTTTTCAGGCGGAAATTTCCTTCATCTTTAATCCGACCATTATCAACGGAAATTCCCAGGAATAATTTCCCATCTCCTTGTTCATGCCACCCTAAATAATCTTCATAGTTCCAAGCGGGTAAAGGTTTAAACGGTTGAAAGGATTTTCCGAAATATTCTTCAGCTTTTTCACGGAATTGATTCACACCCCAATCATGAATTAAATATTTCAGTCTGGCGTGACGTCGGTTGGTGCGATCGCCATAATCTCGTTGAGTCGCAACAATGGCTTTCACCACATCATAAATATCTGCTTTATCCACATAGCCAATTTCATCAGCCATACGGGCAAAGGTTTCTTCTTTATTATGAGTCCGTCCTAAGCCACCCCCAGCTAAAATATTAAATCCTTCTAACTCTCCGGCTGCATTAGTAATCACCACTAAACCCAAATCTTGAGTATAGATATCCAGGGAATTATCTCCGGGAACTGTTACCGCACATTTAAACTTGCGGGGCATATAATAAGTGCCATAAATCGGTTCTTCCGAGTCCGTATAATTCGTACCATTTGTATTGCGAAGACGAGCCGCTTTAACTTCTGGATCTTCTTCTGCGGTAATAAATTTTTCCCCATCTAACCAGATCTCATAATAAGCTCCTGTTTGGGGGGCAAGCAAATCAGCAATATTATTGGCATAAGTCCGGGCATATTCATACTCAGGACGATTTTTATAAGGTGCTGGAGGTGCTAAAACGTTGCGGTTAATATCTCCACAAGCTCCTAAAGTTGACCCCATACTATTAATAATAGAAGCCAAAACTGTTTTAAGATTTTTCTTTAAAACTCCATGTAACTGGAACCCTTGACGAGTGGTAGCCCGAATTGTATGGTTGCCATATTCATCGGATAAGCGATCCAGAGTTAAATACAATTGAGGTGGAATAAACCCCCCAGGACTG from the Planktothrix tepida PCC 9214 genome contains:
- a CDS encoding tetratricopeptide repeat protein, with amino-acid sequence MDNHSMLETYINLGQQHYQQKNWQQALINYQKVIKIQPNTPLIHYQIGEIYWNLQDWENAIAAFQQEITLNPNFPQSYFFMANSLMQLRLWKPAIEAYLKALQLQPDFVWSYYGLGYAYFQDHQWENAIANYLKTIELNPDLIDSYQNLGYSCIKLGHWNQALEYYNQLLTFEGAVLFPPHNHLREMLIQGKTVQLSDNPKRPDSKIIKIFQADPGLYSMINQQSSGYQKQVFSGLKDQGIEVTQDLREADLIISQYFVVLESFARQYGQIKKYLLYTEEPRFDLNFENKINVEGVDIHIMNIYTGDVFLNNYSLCIWRSNVFSQPLNPIIEDDFWRPQDKIIVALMSKHPVAGFTTLVRDGNSIDLYEIRNHIALEGHRLGKVDIYGKGWEAGVTIEDSRDGDWTNRKFEILQDYHFNLCFENTIAPHYCTEKIWDAIIGGCLPIYYGGQNSTIYEDFPQNSFLDYCEFNHPQELFQYIEKMTFSEYRERLNLCIETFNQVGETLKNNNFYIPKRTDNLARKIRSIVCVL
- a CDS encoding 16S rRNA (uracil(1498)-N(3))-methyltransferase, with the translated sequence MVQLQRIAIAPEQIQDEHLILTAEQQHYLGRVLRLKQGDRFIIIIEGQGQWWIVELIVNLPSVSPQAKLIETVSIQTELPVEIILIIALPKGDGFEEIVRCCTELGVTQFIPVISKRTLLKPSPQKVERWRRIATEAAEQSERQIIPKIYDPVSFPQGLLTLSTFKSNTQSSVQYIFESRGNYQPFMLELMSIIADKIPDKIMIATGPEGGWTEEEIQAAISMGFQPVSLGKRILRAVTAPIVAVSQMMGIIEHKQYF
- the sir gene encoding sulfite reductase, ferredoxin dependent: MTLSATSPKVSKPSKVEGLKERSNFLREPLATELLNDLNFFSEDAIQILKFHGSYQQDNRDNRVKGQERDYGMMLRTRSPGGFIPPQLYLTLDRLSDEYGNHTIRATTRQGFQLHGVLKKNLKTVLASIINSMGSTLGACGDINRNVLAPPAPYKNRPEYEYARTYANNIADLLAPQTGAYYEIWLDGEKFITAEEDPEVKAARLRNTNGTNYTDSEEPIYGTYYMPRKFKCAVTVPGDNSLDIYTQDLGLVVITNAAGELEGFNILAGGGLGRTHNKEETFARMADEIGYVDKADIYDVVKAIVATQRDYGDRTNRRHARLKYLIHDWGVNQFREKAEEYFGKSFQPFKPLPAWNYEDYLGWHEQGDGKLFLGISVDNGRIKDEGNFRLKTVLRQIVEQFHVPMLVTASQNVILYEISPEVQPKIQTLLKEHGIKTETEIDPLERYSMACPALPTCGLAMTESERVIPSLLGRIRVLLDNVGLQQEHFVIRMTGCPNGCARPYMAELGFVGSAPDTYQIWLGGSPNQTRLAEAFVDRLSIHDLETFLTPILVYFKQDRKPGESFGDFCYRVGFDALRKFITSYSTTVSMNIETQEAPVFTGSQTLPEISDSDAPLDTSKIRHRVSVRDSIYNQLKAESKRLGKPVVELATQAIEEYLEKLKVQ